A single genomic interval of Spirosoma linguale DSM 74 harbors:
- a CDS encoding RNA polymerase, sigma-24 subunit, ECF subfamily (TIGRFAM: RNA polymerase sigma factor, sigma-70 family~PFAM: sigma-70 region 2 domain protein; Sigma-70 region 4 type 2~KEGG: xcb:XC_1474 RNA polymerase ECF-type sigma factor) translates to MSSAPEFINLIRQHQKIIHKVCHLYIDNPTDREDLFQEILLNAWKSWPMFRNDARFTTWLYQVALNTAISYFRKEKKKPVQQILDGELALADAPDDDSEQQFRAMYLAIADLNKIDKAVIMLYLEQYDYKTIGQMLGMTDNNVAVRMNRIKTFLKEAVKKHL, encoded by the coding sequence ATGTCTTCCGCGCCGGAGTTCATTAACCTCATCCGACAGCATCAGAAGATTATCCACAAGGTCTGCCACCTATATATTGACAACCCCACCGACCGCGAAGACCTCTTTCAGGAGATTCTGCTGAACGCGTGGAAGTCGTGGCCAATGTTTCGAAATGACGCCCGCTTCACGACCTGGCTGTACCAGGTCGCGCTCAACACGGCTATTTCCTACTTCCGCAAGGAGAAGAAGAAACCCGTTCAGCAGATTCTGGACGGCGAACTGGCCCTCGCCGATGCCCCGGACGACGATAGCGAGCAGCAATTCAGGGCGATGTACCTGGCCATCGCCGATCTTAACAAAATTGACAAGGCCGTTATCATGCTTTACCTGGAGCAGTACGATTATAAAACAATCGGTCAGATGCTGGGCATGACCGACAACAACGTAGCCGTTCGCATGAACCGCATCAAAACTTTTCTGAAAGAAGCTGTTAAGAAACACCTGTAA
- a CDS encoding GumN family protein (PFAM: GumN family protein~KEGG: geo:Geob_2092 GumN family protein), whose product MFKKLFVTLALAGMTTLGFGQNKSMLWEISGKGLTKPSYLFGTIHLICPTDFTITEPTKKALSGTEQVYLELDMDDPQMMPKMQKGMMNTGGKSYKEWLKPEDYTLLSDYYKSKMGAGLDQLGMLKPLALMSMNYMTLLNCQPESYDMTFAKMASEQKKEVLGLETVESQFAIFDKIPVEKQATELVDMVRNQDKARTEFNQLITLYKAQDLDGLLKLMRQSEFSDMAGYEDALLNDRNANWIPTIEQAVKLKPTFIAVGAGHLGGDKGVIELLRKKGYTVKAVN is encoded by the coding sequence ATGTTCAAGAAACTGTTTGTAACGCTTGCACTCGCCGGGATGACGACGCTTGGCTTTGGCCAGAATAAATCGATGCTTTGGGAGATTTCGGGCAAAGGGCTTACCAAACCGTCGTACCTCTTCGGGACCATTCACCTCATCTGCCCTACTGATTTTACCATCACCGAGCCGACCAAAAAGGCACTTTCGGGCACGGAGCAGGTTTATCTGGAACTGGATATGGACGATCCGCAGATGATGCCCAAAATGCAGAAGGGCATGATGAATACGGGCGGCAAATCCTACAAAGAGTGGCTGAAACCCGAAGATTACACCCTGCTGAGTGACTACTACAAAAGTAAAATGGGCGCGGGCCTCGATCAGTTAGGGATGCTAAAGCCCCTGGCGCTGATGTCGATGAACTACATGACCCTGCTCAACTGCCAGCCCGAATCGTACGACATGACCTTCGCCAAAATGGCATCGGAGCAGAAGAAGGAAGTTCTGGGACTCGAAACGGTAGAGTCGCAGTTTGCCATTTTTGATAAAATTCCGGTTGAGAAACAAGCCACCGAGCTTGTGGACATGGTTCGGAATCAGGACAAAGCCCGTACCGAATTCAATCAGTTGATTACGCTCTACAAAGCGCAGGACCTCGACGGGCTGCTGAAGCTGATGCGGCAGAGTGAGTTCAGCGACATGGCCGGTTATGAAGATGCATTGCTCAACGACCGCAACGCCAACTGGATTCCGACGATTGAGCAGGCCGTCAAACTAAAGCCCACGTTCATTGCCGTTGGTGCCGGACACCTCGGGGGCGACAAGGGCGTGATTGAATTACTCCGCAAAAAAGGCTATACCGTAAAAGCCGTCAACTAA
- a CDS encoding flavin reductase domain protein FMN-binding protein (PFAM: flavin reductase domain protein FMN-binding~KEGG: pmy:Pmen_2452 hypothetical protein) — MTKTIRPADVPPNEFYRYMIGTIGPRPIAFASTIATDGTVNLSPFSFFNLFGYNPPTLVFAPTINRHGHKKHTLLNLEEVGEVVINVVNYAMVEQMSLASAEFERGVNEFEKAGFTAVPSDLVRPPRVAESPAVFECVVKQIIASGEGPGAGHLVICEVVAGHFHEAIFTEKGTVDPHRIDLVARMGGDWYCRAQGDALFEVARPQTGIGVDALPINIRNSAILSGNDLGKLGSISALPTAEEVTAFKESGALTELFDEARHGCQYLPDLLHLRAKNLLAERKVNEAWLTLLAR; from the coding sequence ATGACTAAAACTATTCGCCCGGCGGATGTGCCCCCTAACGAATTTTACCGATATATGATCGGTACGATTGGGCCACGTCCCATTGCCTTCGCCAGTACCATAGCCACCGATGGCACTGTCAATCTGAGTCCATTCAGCTTTTTCAACCTTTTCGGATACAACCCGCCAACGCTCGTTTTCGCCCCGACCATCAATCGGCACGGGCATAAAAAACATACCCTGCTCAACCTGGAAGAGGTTGGCGAGGTGGTTATCAATGTGGTTAACTATGCCATGGTGGAGCAAATGTCGCTGGCCAGTGCCGAGTTTGAGCGCGGTGTCAATGAATTCGAAAAAGCCGGATTTACCGCCGTTCCGTCCGATCTGGTTCGTCCGCCGAGGGTTGCCGAATCGCCGGCCGTTTTCGAGTGTGTCGTAAAGCAGATCATCGCATCGGGCGAGGGACCGGGGGCCGGGCATCTGGTTATCTGCGAAGTGGTAGCGGGGCACTTTCACGAGGCTATCTTCACCGAAAAAGGCACCGTCGACCCGCACCGGATCGACCTCGTTGCCCGGATGGGTGGCGACTGGTACTGCCGTGCTCAGGGCGATGCACTGTTTGAAGTGGCCCGTCCGCAAACAGGTATCGGCGTGGATGCCCTTCCGATCAATATCCGCAACAGTGCCATTCTCTCGGGGAATGATTTGGGGAAACTGGGCAGCATTTCGGCATTACCGACAGCCGAAGAGGTGACGGCCTTTAAAGAATCCGGTGCGTTGACGGAGCTGTTTGACGAAGCCCGACATGGTTGCCAATACCTCCCCGACCTGCTTCATTTGCGGGCCAAAAACCTACTGGCCGAGCGAAAGGTCAACGAAGCCTGGCTAACACTTCTGGCAAGATAG
- a CDS encoding fumarylacetoacetase (KEGG: hypothetical protein LOC100135385~TIGRFAM: fumarylacetoacetase~PFAM: fumarylacetoacetate (FAA) hydrolase; Domain of unknown function DUF1969), which produces MLYGVFSYDIASPRVGVHHKNFVLDLEVVSLLGYFDDLSVDPTVFAQPALNDFIALGKPAHRAIRQRLTELLDKDVLALADVHDQVFIHESRVKMHLPVRIGDYTDFYVGIHHAENVGRMFRPQGDPLLPNYKRLPVGYHGRASSIVVSGTPVRRPSGQFMDDGQLTFGPSKALDFELELALVIGKENPLGEPVPVEEAEDYIFGVALFNDWSARDIQRWEYQPLGPFLGKNFASSLSAWVLPFDELEPFRMAGMPQDPTPLPYLQTHTPGHFDLELAVSFQAADGETVCISRSNTRYLYWTFAQLIAHHTVGGCNLRIGDLLATGTISGDMPGSYGSLLELSWNGERPLHLSHTTTRTFLANGDTVTLQGHGFKNGVRVDLGEVTGTIV; this is translated from the coding sequence ATGCTCTACGGCGTTTTCAGTTACGACATTGCCAGCCCCCGCGTGGGTGTACATCATAAAAACTTCGTTCTCGACCTCGAAGTGGTGAGTTTACTCGGTTATTTCGATGATTTATCCGTCGACCCCACCGTGTTTGCCCAACCGGCGCTGAACGACTTTATTGCCTTGGGCAAACCGGCCCACCGCGCTATCCGGCAACGATTAACCGAGTTGCTGGATAAGGACGTCCTTGCGCTGGCCGATGTTCACGACCAGGTTTTTATTCACGAATCGCGGGTGAAAATGCACTTGCCCGTTCGTATTGGCGACTATACCGATTTTTACGTGGGTATTCACCACGCCGAAAATGTAGGCCGTATGTTCCGCCCTCAGGGCGACCCGCTCCTGCCCAATTACAAACGGCTCCCCGTAGGCTATCACGGCCGGGCCTCGTCGATTGTTGTATCCGGCACGCCCGTCCGACGGCCCAGCGGCCAGTTTATGGATGACGGACAATTGACATTTGGCCCGTCGAAGGCGCTGGATTTCGAACTGGAACTGGCGCTCGTTATCGGCAAAGAAAATCCACTCGGTGAACCTGTTCCGGTGGAAGAAGCGGAAGATTATATTTTTGGGGTTGCGTTGTTCAACGACTGGTCGGCGCGCGATATTCAACGGTGGGAATACCAGCCCTTGGGACCGTTTCTGGGCAAGAACTTTGCGTCGAGCTTGTCGGCCTGGGTATTGCCGTTCGATGAGCTGGAGCCGTTTCGGATGGCGGGAATGCCGCAGGACCCGACGCCCCTACCCTACCTGCAAACCCATACGCCGGGCCATTTCGATCTTGAACTGGCCGTGTCATTCCAGGCTGCCGATGGCGAGACCGTCTGCATTTCCCGCTCCAACACCAGGTACCTGTACTGGACCTTCGCCCAGTTGATTGCCCATCATACGGTTGGCGGCTGCAACCTCCGCATTGGCGATCTGCTGGCCACCGGCACCATCTCCGGCGACATGCCCGGCAGTTACGGCTCACTGCTGGAACTGAGCTGGAACGGCGAACGCCCTCTTCATTTATCCCACACAACCACCCGCACCTTTCTGGCCAACGGCGATACCGTAACCCTACAGGGGCATGGATTCAAAAACGGCGTACGCGTTGACCTTGGCGAGGTTACGGGAACAATAGTTTAG
- a CDS encoding transcriptional regulator, MarR family (PFAM: regulatory protein MarR~SMART: regulatory protein MarR~KEGG: gur:Gura_1130 MarR family transcriptional regulator) produces MTHPSDTRAYFFKIDTTIKKIRNALQKQFTDAGFELTVDQWVVIDHLFRNPGISQNTISEMTTKDAPTVTRIIDLLSQKGLTERRMADTDRRKFLVYLTEAGEAKYHEVLPVVSAMRRKGWGDLSDEDYQHFVRIMDSIYSNISE; encoded by the coding sequence ATGACGCATCCATCCGATACGCGTGCTTATTTCTTTAAGATTGACACCACAATCAAGAAAATCCGGAATGCCCTGCAAAAGCAGTTTACCGATGCGGGCTTCGAACTCACCGTCGACCAGTGGGTGGTGATCGACCACTTGTTCCGAAATCCGGGTATCAGTCAGAACACAATTTCGGAGATGACGACCAAAGACGCGCCAACCGTTACCCGCATCATTGACCTGCTCAGCCAGAAAGGTCTTACGGAACGACGCATGGCCGATACCGACCGGCGGAAGTTTCTGGTGTATCTGACCGAAGCCGGCGAAGCAAAATACCACGAAGTACTACCCGTTGTATCGGCCATGCGACGCAAAGGCTGGGGCGACCTCAGCGACGAAGATTATCAGCACTTTGTCCGAATCATGGACTCCATCTACAGCAACATCAGCGAGTAA
- a CDS encoding phenylalanine-4-hydroxylase (KEGG: reh:H16_A3678 phenylalanine 4-monooxygenase~TIGRFAM: phenylalanine-4-hydroxylase~PFAM: Aromatic amino acid hydroxylase-like) codes for MSEWFPAFILSFRHSIIDSLVMQTYTKYTPDDQAVWRLLFERQMAQLPGKASQDYLDGISATGFRADRIPNFERDLNPNLQRLTGWRVAAVDGLIPNREFFELMANRNFPATTWLRRRDQLEYLPEPDMFHDTFGHVPMLSNQAFCDFLASLSRIALDHIDSEEAISMISRLYWYTVEFGLIREGNELRIYGGGILSSVGETAYSLYSEVPKRIPYDVATLLQTPYIIDHYQEQYFVIESYEQLYQSVPQIEETLESLLVS; via the coding sequence ATGAGTGAATGGTTTCCGGCATTTATTCTATCATTCAGGCATTCTATCATTGACTCATTAGTTATGCAGACATACACCAAATACACCCCGGACGATCAGGCCGTTTGGCGGCTACTTTTCGAGCGGCAGATGGCCCAACTGCCCGGAAAAGCCAGTCAGGATTACCTCGACGGGATTTCGGCAACGGGATTCCGGGCCGACCGTATCCCAAATTTCGAGCGGGATCTGAACCCAAATCTGCAACGGCTTACGGGCTGGCGGGTCGCGGCTGTTGATGGGCTTATTCCCAACCGGGAGTTTTTTGAGTTGATGGCCAACCGGAATTTTCCGGCAACGACCTGGCTGCGTCGGCGCGACCAGTTGGAGTACCTGCCCGAGCCGGATATGTTTCACGACACCTTCGGACACGTGCCGATGCTGTCCAACCAGGCATTTTGTGATTTCCTGGCATCGCTGAGCCGGATTGCGCTAGATCATATCGACAGCGAAGAAGCAATTTCCATGATTTCGCGGCTGTACTGGTACACCGTGGAGTTTGGCCTGATTCGCGAAGGGAATGAACTGCGGATTTACGGCGGGGGTATTCTGTCGTCGGTGGGCGAAACGGCTTACAGTCTGTACAGTGAGGTGCCGAAGCGTATTCCGTACGATGTGGCGACACTGCTTCAGACGCCGTACATCATCGACCATTACCAGGAGCAGTATTTCGTGATCGAGTCGTACGAGCAGCTGTACCAGTCCGTACCTCAGATTGAAGAGACGCTGGAAAGCTTATTGGTTAGTTGA
- a CDS encoding 4-hydroxyphenylpyruvate dioxygenase (KEGG: YALI0B21846p ; K00457 4-hydroxyphenylpyruvate dioxygenase~TIGRFAM: 4-hydroxyphenylpyruvate dioxygenase~PFAM: Glyoxalase/bleomycin resistance protein/dioxygenase) has translation METLELTQPITDSSTEDFLPLNGTDYLELYVGNARQSAHYFQTAFGFQPVAHAGLATGLRDRESYLVQQGKIRLVLTSPLHGDSEIGRHIDQHGDGVRVVALWVDDARKAFDETTKRGAKPYMEPVREQDDTGYVVRSGIHIYGDTVHVFVERNDYTGVFLPGYQPWNPTYRPADVGLNYVDHMVGNVGWHEMNQWMAFYHDVMGFQQLVSFDDKDISTDYTALMSKVMSNGNGRVKFPINEPAEGKKKSQIEEYLDFYGGPGIQHIAVATDNIVETVLALRDRGVEFLTVPETYYEHLADRIGKIDEEIDTLRPLGILVDRDDEGYLLQIFTKPICPRPTLFFEIIQRKGARSFGKGNFKALFEAIEREQALRGTL, from the coding sequence ATGGAAACCCTCGAACTAACCCAACCCATTACCGACTCCTCTACCGAGGATTTTCTGCCCCTCAACGGCACGGACTACCTTGAATTGTACGTGGGCAATGCCCGGCAGTCGGCGCATTACTTCCAGACGGCCTTTGGCTTTCAACCCGTGGCCCATGCCGGACTGGCAACCGGTCTGCGCGACCGGGAATCGTACCTGGTGCAGCAGGGCAAGATCAGGCTGGTGCTCACCTCGCCCCTGCACGGCGATTCTGAAATCGGCCGCCACATCGACCAGCATGGCGATGGCGTTCGGGTGGTGGCGCTGTGGGTAGATGATGCCCGTAAAGCCTTTGACGAAACGACAAAACGAGGGGCAAAACCCTATATGGAGCCGGTCCGCGAGCAGGATGACACCGGCTATGTGGTGAGGTCAGGTATTCACATCTACGGCGATACGGTGCATGTATTTGTGGAGCGCAACGACTATACCGGCGTGTTTCTGCCGGGCTACCAACCCTGGAACCCGACCTATCGCCCGGCCGATGTAGGACTGAACTACGTAGACCATATGGTGGGCAATGTCGGCTGGCACGAAATGAACCAGTGGATGGCGTTTTATCACGATGTGATGGGTTTCCAGCAGCTTGTTTCGTTCGATGACAAAGACATATCCACCGATTATACGGCGCTGATGAGCAAGGTCATGAGCAACGGAAACGGCCGGGTGAAGTTCCCCATCAACGAACCCGCCGAGGGTAAAAAGAAGTCGCAGATTGAGGAATACCTGGATTTCTACGGCGGTCCCGGCATTCAACACATAGCCGTGGCTACGGACAACATCGTGGAAACCGTTCTGGCCCTCCGCGACCGGGGTGTCGAGTTCCTGACCGTGCCCGAAACCTATTACGAACACCTGGCCGACCGGATCGGGAAGATCGACGAAGAAATCGACACGCTGCGTCCGCTGGGCATTCTGGTCGACCGGGACGATGAGGGGTATCTGCTTCAGATTTTCACCAAGCCCATCTGTCCGCGTCCTACCCTTTTCTTCGAGATTATCCAACGCAAAGGAGCCCGTTCGTTCGGGAAAGGCAATTTCAAAGCCCTGTTCGAAGCCATCGAACGCGAACAGGCATTACGGGGAACGCTGTAA
- a CDS encoding homogentisate 12-dioxygenase (PFAM: homogentisate 12-dioxygenase~KEGG: sdn:Sden_2162 homogentisate 1,2-dioxygenase): protein MPFYHTLGQIPPKRHTQFARPAGTEGTTQPFDDGPFYYEQLFGTIGFEGMSSLLYHVHRPTMVREVLESVDMTPKLAVQKNMLSRKLLGFGVEPADDFLDSRVPLLVNNDLTFGLAAPRQSLTSYFYKNADADEMLFIHRGTGKLRTLFGTIPFQYGDYLIIPRGVIYQIEFDTTDNRLLYVESHSPIYTPKRYRNQFGQLLEHSPFCERDIMRPGALETHDEAGDFLMKIKKQGALHSLIYASHPFDVVGWDGYNYPYGFSIFNFEPITGRVHQPPPVHQTFQTDSFVVCSFVPRLYDYHPKSIPAPYNHSNIDSDEVIYYVDGDFMSRNDIAPGHITLHPGGTPHGPAPGAMERSIGKKETQEYAVMVDTFRPLMLTEQAVALDDGKYYKSWIM, encoded by the coding sequence ATGCCTTTTTACCACACACTCGGCCAGATTCCGCCTAAACGCCACACGCAGTTTGCCCGACCTGCCGGTACAGAGGGCACCACTCAGCCCTTTGACGACGGTCCGTTTTACTATGAGCAACTGTTCGGTACCATTGGCTTCGAAGGCATGTCGTCGTTGCTTTACCACGTTCACCGGCCAACGATGGTGCGGGAGGTGCTGGAAAGCGTCGATATGACCCCGAAACTGGCGGTGCAAAAAAACATGCTGTCACGGAAATTGCTTGGCTTTGGCGTCGAACCCGCCGATGATTTTCTGGACAGTCGGGTGCCGCTGCTGGTCAACAACGACCTCACGTTTGGGCTGGCGGCTCCCCGTCAATCGCTAACGAGTTATTTCTATAAAAACGCCGATGCCGACGAGATGCTGTTCATCCACCGGGGCACCGGAAAACTTCGGACGCTGTTCGGGACGATTCCGTTTCAGTACGGCGATTACCTGATTATTCCGCGCGGGGTGATTTACCAGATCGAGTTTGACACGACCGATAACCGGCTGCTTTACGTCGAATCGCATTCGCCGATTTACACCCCCAAACGCTACCGGAACCAGTTTGGGCAGTTGCTTGAGCATTCGCCTTTCTGCGAACGGGACATTATGCGGCCCGGCGCGCTCGAAACGCATGACGAAGCCGGCGATTTTCTAATGAAGATCAAAAAACAGGGTGCCTTGCATTCGCTGATTTATGCCTCGCACCCGTTCGATGTGGTGGGATGGGACGGTTACAACTACCCATATGGTTTTTCGATTTTCAACTTCGAGCCGATAACCGGTCGGGTGCATCAACCGCCACCGGTGCATCAGACATTCCAGACCGACTCCTTCGTGGTCTGCTCGTTTGTCCCGCGTCTGTACGATTACCACCCGAAGTCGATCCCGGCACCCTACAACCACTCGAATATCGACTCCGACGAGGTGATCTATTACGTCGATGGTGATTTTATGAGCCGCAACGACATTGCGCCCGGCCACATCACCCTGCACCCCGGTGGTACGCCCCACGGCCCTGCACCCGGTGCGATGGAACGAAGCATCGGCAAAAAAGAAACTCAGGAATACGCCGTCATGGTCGATACCTTCCGCCCGCTCATGCTGACCGAACAGGCCGTGGCGCTGGATGATGGGAAGTATTACAAATCATGGATTATGTAA
- a CDS encoding conserved hypothetical protein (KEGG: dal:Dalk_1694 hypothetical protein), which translates to MQPTLLILAAGMGSRYGGVKQLDQFGPNGETIIDYSLFDAIRAGFGKVVFIIREELRQDFEEVFGSKLAGKIEVDYAIQALDSYVPAEVGEVRRTKPWGTGHAMLCAKDHTHTPFAVINADDFYGLEAFQLINDFLTTNTDDQLHAMVGYEVKNTLSENGSVSRGVCEVAENGNLLSVIERTKIYEQENGTSEKKIVFEEADTLTTLAPDTPVSMNFWGFKPSVFPLVQHQFESYAIANIDSPKAEFYIPTVMSNLIQTDTGHCKVFRSQSAWFGVTYPDDKPVVQAALKQLHDNGAYPDKLW; encoded by the coding sequence ATGCAACCTACTCTTTTGATTCTGGCGGCCGGTATGGGCAGCCGTTACGGTGGTGTCAAACAACTCGACCAGTTCGGGCCGAATGGCGAAACCATCATAGATTACTCCCTTTTCGACGCTATCCGGGCGGGCTTTGGTAAGGTTGTCTTTATTATTCGGGAGGAGCTTCGTCAGGATTTTGAGGAAGTATTCGGCAGCAAACTAGCCGGGAAAATTGAGGTCGACTATGCGATTCAGGCACTCGATTCATACGTTCCGGCCGAGGTTGGAGAAGTAAGACGGACAAAGCCCTGGGGCACCGGCCATGCTATGCTCTGCGCCAAAGACCATACCCATACCCCGTTCGCCGTGATCAACGCCGACGATTTTTACGGTCTCGAAGCGTTTCAGCTCATTAACGATTTCCTGACAACGAATACCGACGACCAACTGCACGCAATGGTTGGCTACGAAGTGAAAAACACGCTGTCGGAAAATGGGTCGGTATCGCGGGGTGTTTGCGAAGTGGCCGAGAATGGTAATCTTCTGTCGGTTATTGAGCGGACAAAAATTTACGAACAGGAAAACGGTACGTCGGAGAAGAAGATTGTTTTTGAAGAAGCCGATACCCTGACGACCCTGGCGCCCGACACACCGGTTTCGATGAACTTCTGGGGCTTTAAACCCAGTGTGTTCCCGTTGGTGCAGCACCAGTTCGAGAGTTACGCCATTGCGAATATCGACTCGCCCAAGGCTGAGTTTTATATCCCAACGGTTATGAGTAATCTGATTCAGACGGACACGGGTCATTGCAAGGTATTCCGTAGCCAGTCGGCCTGGTTTGGCGTAACCTACCCCGATGATAAACCGGTTGTGCAGGCTGCACTCAAGCAGTTGCACGACAACGGGGCGTATCCGGATAAGCTGTGGTAA
- a CDS encoding putative lipoprotein (KEGG: bpa:BPP1756 putative lipoprotein), with protein MKRLLSIVTFLVVAYGCAPRVTVDKNTRTDFSKYKTFAWMDSDVKAGQNPLYYNQIATESVENTMAEVLQQKGLTETTTKPDLIVGYHFFVEDKTRNVATPSPYYGPYMGWGRWGYGGWGPGWWGWGGQQYQQQQYQAGTLVVDMVDARTRKLVWRGSVQNAVGDPARIAAQLRKEAERIVEKFPERTS; from the coding sequence ATGAAGCGATTATTGAGTATAGTGACTTTTTTGGTAGTAGCCTATGGATGCGCCCCGCGTGTAACCGTCGATAAAAACACCCGGACCGACTTTAGCAAGTACAAGACGTTCGCCTGGATGGACAGCGATGTAAAAGCGGGCCAGAATCCATTGTATTATAATCAAATAGCGACCGAAAGCGTCGAAAACACAATGGCTGAGGTATTACAACAAAAGGGATTGACCGAAACAACGACGAAGCCTGATTTGATCGTTGGCTACCATTTCTTTGTCGAAGACAAAACCCGGAATGTCGCCACACCCTCGCCTTACTACGGTCCTTATATGGGTTGGGGCCGTTGGGGCTACGGTGGCTGGGGACCCGGTTGGTGGGGATGGGGCGGCCAACAATACCAGCAGCAGCAGTATCAGGCCGGTACGCTGGTGGTAGACATGGTCGATGCCCGCACGCGTAAGCTCGTCTGGCGAGGTTCAGTGCAGAACGCCGTTGGTGACCCCGCCCGCATTGCGGCCCAGTTGCGCAAAGAAGCCGAACGCATCGTGGAGAAATTTCCCGAGCGCACAAGCTAG